The following are encoded in a window of Gasterosteus aculeatus chromosome 5, fGasAcu3.hap1.1, whole genome shotgun sequence genomic DNA:
- the ubtd1b gene encoding ubiquitin domain-containing protein 1: MGGCVGRYWEGWEDSQSRGSSRNGGRGARNEPLKKERPKWKSDYPMTEGQLRSKRDEFWDTAPAFEGRKEIWDALKAAAVALEGSDHDLAQAIVDGANITLPHGNLAECYDELGTRYQLPVYCLAPPINLISERCDDDPSDSAEPPVAPKKEFQLKVRLSTGTDLRLSASMADTIGLLKKQLQAQEDIDTSHQRWFFSGKLLPDKTRLQDTKIQKDFVIQVIVNPQALQGPKTPPSPTTTTTTEVGAANPSPTSTSSPESE; encoded by the exons ATGGGAGGATGCGTGGGGAGATACTGGGAAGGCTGGGAGGACTCACAGAGCCGAGGCTCGTCCAGGAACGGCGGACGAGGAG CGCGCAATGAGCCCCTGAAGAAAGAGCGTCCCAAGTGGAAGAGCGACTATCCGATGACCGAGGGCCAGCTGCGGAGCAAGCGCGACGAGTTCTGGGACACGGCGCCGGCCTTCGAGGGGCGCAAGGAGATCTGGGACGCCCTGAAAGCGGCGGCCGTGGCCCTGGAGGGCAGCGACCACGACCTGGCGCAGGCCATCGTTGACGGGGCCAACATCACGCTGCCACACG GAAATCTGGCCGAGTGCTACGACGAACTGGGGACCCGCTACCAGCTGCCCGTCTACTGCTTGGCTCCACCCATCAACCTCATCTCAGAGCGCTGCGACGACGACCCCAGCGATAGCGCCGAACCTCCCGTGGCCCCCAAAAAGGAATTCCAGCTCAAA GTCCGCCTGTCCACGGGCACCGACCTGCGCCTCAGCGCCAGCATGGCCGACACCATCGGCCTGCTGAAGAAGCAGCTGCAGGCCCAGGAGGACATTGACACCAGCCACCAGCGCTGGTTCTTCTCTGGGAAGCTGCTGCCGGACAAGACGCGGCTGCAGGACACTAAGATCCAGAAGGACTTTGTCATCCAGGTGATCGTTAACCCGCAGGCCCTCCAAGGCCCCAAgacacctccctcccccaccaccaccaccaccacagaggTCGGCGCCGCCAACCCcagccccacctccacctcctcccctgaGTCTGAATGA